A region from the Dendropsophus ebraccatus isolate aDenEbr1 chromosome 1, aDenEbr1.pat, whole genome shotgun sequence genome encodes:
- the LOC138786138 gene encoding olfactory receptor 11L1-like: MPGYNQTAVLEFILLGFPDLHAFWLFVFLLLLIVYVLTMLGNVLIIGLVSATSHLQSPMYIFLTHLSLCDILISTNVGPNTLKVVVSGKCSISARSCDLQLYFFGASALIECMLLAVMSYDRYLAICDPMHYTSIMNQSLPHCLAMICWVVGFLLSMITEILILRLDFCGPNIIDHFFCDLAPLLQLSCSDIKSVEFHVSITVIAIVITQLLFVIGTYICIFSSILQISSTNDRQKVFSTCSSHLTVVSIYYGTLITLYLAPSRRYSGNLNKIFSLLNTIVTPLCNPIIYSLRNKDIKSAIRKNMFAKNLLETVSSIVGWFGLYGIKFKMKN; this comes from the coding sequence ATGCCCGGATACAATCAGACCGCGGTTCTTGAGTTCATACTTTTGGGCTTCCCGGACCTCCATGCGTTTTGGTTGTTTGTGTTCCTCCTTCTGCTCATAGTTTATGTGCTCACTATGCTCGGGAACGTTCTCATTATCGGATTAGTGTCCGCCACTTCTCACCTGCAGTCGCCCATGTACATCTTTCTCACTCACCTTTCCCTTTGTGATATACTGATAAGTACAAATGTTGGACCAAACACCCTAAAAGTCGTTGTTTCTGGTAAATGTTCCATATCTGCCCGGTCATGTGACCTGCAGTTGTATTTCTTTGGTGCTTCGGCGCTCATAGAGTGTATGCTTCTGGCAGTGATGTCATATGATCGCTACTTGGCTATCTGTGACCCGATGCATTATACCTCCATCATGAACCAGAGTTTACCCCACTGTTTGGCTATGATATGTTGGGTGGTCGGTTTTCTGTTGTCAATGATCACGGAAATCCTTATACTTCGATTAGACTTTTGTGGCCCCAACATCATTGACCATTTTTTCTGCGatcttgctcctcttctccagcttTCCTGCTCCGATATAAAAAGTGTAGAATTCCATGTATCTATTACAGTCATTGCTATTGTTATAACCCAGCTGTTATTTGTGATAGGGACATACATCTGCATATTCTCCTCCATTCTTCAGATCTCTTCCACCAATGACAGACAGAAGgtcttctccacctgtagctcccatCTTACTGTTGTGTCTATTTATTACGGGACACTCATTACTCTTTATCTGGCGCCATCTAGAAGATATTCTGGGAATCTGAATAAAATATTCTCCCTTCTCAACACCATTGTCACCCCGCTGTGTAACCCTATCATCTACAGCTTGCGGAATAAAGACATCAAATCGGCTATAAGGAAAAATATGTTTGCAAAGAACCTTTTAGAGACTGTgtccagtatagtaggttggttTGGACTTTATGGTATAAagtttaaaatgaaaaattaa
- the LOC138786145 gene encoding olfactory receptor 11L1-like, with product MPGYNQTAVLEFTLLGFPDIRAFWLFVFLLLLIVYVLTMLGNVLIIGLVSATSHLQSPMYIFLTHLSLCDILISTNVGPNTLKVVVSGKCSISARSCDLQLYFFGASALIECMLLAVMSYDRYLAICDPMHYTAIMNQSLPHCLAMICWVVGFLLSMITEILILRLDFCGPNIIDHFFCDLAPLLQLSCSDTKGVEVQVSITVIAIGIIQLLFVIGTYICIFSSILQISSTNDRQKVFSTCSSHLTVVSIYYGTLITLYLAPSRRYSGNLNKIFSLLNTIATPLCNPIIYSLRNKDIKAAIRKYMFPKNLLGNH from the coding sequence ATGCCCGGATACAATCAGACCGCGGTTCTTGAGTTCACACTTTTGGGTttcccggacatccgtgcattctGGTTGTTTGTGTTCCTCCTTCTGCTCATAGTTTATGTGCTCACTATGCTCGGGAACGTTCTCATTATCGGATTAGTGTCCGCCACTTCTCACCTGCAGTCGCCCATGTACATCTTTCTCACTCACCTTTCCCTCTGTGATATACTGATAAGTACAAATGTTGGACCAAACACCCTAAAAGTCGTTGTTTCTGGTAAATGTTCCATATCTGCCCGGTCATGTGACCTGCAGTTGTATTTCTTTGGTGCTTCGGCGCTCATAGAGTGTATGCTTCTGGCAGTGATGTCATATGATCGCTACTTGGCTATCTGTGACCCGATGCATTATACCGCCATCATGAACCAGAGTTTACCCCACTGTTTGGCTATGATATGTTGGGTGGTCGGTTTTCTGTTGTCAATGATCACAGAAATCCTTATACTTCGATTAGACTTTTGTGGCCCCAACATCATTGACCATTTTTTCTGCGatcttgctcctcttctccagcttTCTTGCTCCGATACAAAAGGTGTAGAAGTCCAGGTATCTATTACAGTCATTGCTATTGGTATCATCCAGCTGTTATTTGTGATAGGGACATACATCTGCATATTCTCCTCCATTCTTCAGATCTCTTCCACCAATGACAGACAGAAGgtcttctccacctgtagctcccatCTTACTGTTGTGTCTATTTATTACGGGACGCTCATAACTCTTTATCTGGCGCCATCTAGAAGATATTCTGGGAATCTGAATAAAATATTCTCCCTTCTCAACACCATTGCCACCCCGCTGTGTAACCCTATCATCTACAGCTTACGGAATAAAGACATCAAAGCGGCTATAAGGAAATATATGTTTCCAAAGAACCTTTTAGGGAACCATTAG